Proteins encoded within one genomic window of Jiangella mangrovi:
- a CDS encoding extracellular solute-binding protein: protein MGLGAGAVGFGGLAACAPSASDDDSNASSGSSSTPTSGGEAQDFSFASWSLSEEAPKPVIEGLVGAFGMDAGVSISPVTYPYNEYLNQLTLQIRGGQFSGAAQVDVAWLGALAALGKLTDLSTFADGRGYTDAALQAGQYDGTQYGLPWTIGAIGLVTNTELMQQAGVTTTPTTIEDFEAMLRELKGLGDGIVPYAASTKVAQLKDILIWMQTFGSPLIENGQVTIGDDASIDAVTWYKKLYDDGLIAPDVDRFDARALFSQGRAVMYDDAIVGKSAVVGESPDPDFASKLDPISRPVVQDGDDPRALFWGHAIVVVDGEGSGTAAEFAQWVTSDEPTTVDFFEKLGLPPTTQAALDSDAVTGDAFTAAFSERVTATATVNPFWQFPQYAQMESAVAEQVQAVLVGSSSPADAMAAAGEAVQALI from the coding sequence ATGGGCCTGGGCGCGGGCGCCGTCGGCTTCGGCGGCCTGGCCGCCTGCGCGCCGTCGGCGAGCGACGACGACAGCAACGCCAGCAGCGGCTCCAGCAGCACGCCCACCAGCGGCGGCGAGGCGCAGGACTTCTCCTTCGCGTCGTGGTCGCTGAGCGAGGAGGCGCCCAAGCCCGTCATCGAGGGCCTCGTCGGCGCGTTCGGCATGGACGCCGGCGTCTCGATCTCGCCGGTCACCTACCCGTACAACGAGTACCTCAACCAGCTGACGCTGCAGATCCGCGGCGGTCAGTTCAGCGGCGCGGCGCAGGTCGACGTCGCCTGGCTCGGCGCGCTGGCCGCGCTGGGCAAGCTGACCGACCTGAGCACGTTCGCCGACGGCCGCGGCTACACCGACGCCGCCCTGCAGGCCGGGCAGTACGACGGCACGCAGTACGGACTGCCCTGGACCATCGGCGCCATCGGCCTGGTCACCAACACCGAGCTGATGCAGCAGGCCGGCGTCACCACCACGCCGACGACCATCGAGGACTTCGAGGCGATGCTGCGCGAGCTCAAGGGCCTCGGCGACGGCATCGTGCCCTACGCCGCGTCGACCAAGGTGGCGCAGCTCAAGGACATCCTCATCTGGATGCAGACGTTCGGCAGCCCGCTGATCGAGAACGGCCAGGTCACCATCGGCGACGACGCCAGCATCGACGCCGTCACCTGGTACAAGAAGCTCTACGACGACGGCCTCATCGCGCCCGACGTCGACCGCTTCGACGCCCGCGCGCTGTTCAGCCAGGGCCGCGCCGTCATGTACGACGACGCCATCGTCGGCAAGAGCGCGGTCGTGGGCGAGTCGCCCGACCCCGACTTCGCCAGCAAGCTGGACCCGATCTCGCGGCCGGTCGTGCAGGACGGTGACGACCCGCGGGCGCTGTTCTGGGGCCACGCGATCGTCGTCGTCGACGGCGAGGGCTCCGGCACGGCGGCGGAGTTCGCCCAGTGGGTCACGTCGGACGAGCCGACCACGGTCGACTTCTTCGAGAAGCTGGGCCTGCCGCCCACCACGCAGGCGGCGCTCGACTCCGACGCCGTCACCGGCGACGCGTTCACCGCTGCGTTCAGCGAGCGGGTCACCGCCACCGCCACCGTCAACCCGTTCTGGCAGTTCCCGCAGTACGCCCAGATGGAGTCCGCCGTCGCCGAGCAAGTGCAGGCGGTGCTCGTGGGCAGCTCGTCGCCGGCCGACGCCATGGCCGCCGCGGGCGAGGCGGTGCAGGCGCTGATCTGA
- a CDS encoding carbohydrate ABC transporter permease, whose translation MTTSTRPSPPHTRPDEPARSRRRRRSPRDRLGPRISAWVAIVVFGAFALLPAYWLLATSLSPQDQVFQYPPSFFPGDITFEHYADLADNPDLFRYLVNSVIVSVVTAVLSVLVSAYMGYSFSKFRYRGRRSLMYLVLSSQMFPQALLLVTLYAVFSAYGLLNSYAALILSFTTFTLPLCVWMLKGFFDTIPDELIEAARVDGASRLRIIHSVVLPLSAPGLVAAGLFAFVRGWNDFIFALTLAGPDKQTLPPGLVNTFVGEAQTAWPQLMAASLVVSLPVVIGFIVLQRYLVGGITAGAVKG comes from the coding sequence GTGACCACGTCCACCCGCCCGTCGCCGCCGCACACGCGGCCGGACGAGCCGGCCCGCAGCCGGCGCCGTCGTCGCTCGCCGCGCGACCGGCTCGGCCCGCGCATCTCGGCCTGGGTCGCCATCGTCGTGTTCGGCGCGTTCGCGCTGCTGCCGGCCTACTGGCTGCTGGCGACGTCGTTGAGCCCGCAGGACCAGGTCTTCCAGTACCCGCCGTCGTTCTTCCCCGGCGACATCACGTTCGAGCACTACGCCGACCTGGCCGACAACCCCGACCTGTTCCGCTACCTGGTCAACAGCGTCATCGTCTCCGTCGTCACGGCGGTGCTGAGCGTCCTGGTCTCGGCCTACATGGGCTACTCGTTCTCGAAGTTCCGCTACCGCGGCCGGCGCTCGCTCATGTACCTGGTGCTGTCGTCGCAGATGTTCCCGCAGGCGCTGCTGCTGGTCACGCTGTACGCCGTGTTCAGCGCGTACGGCCTGCTCAACAGCTACGCCGCGCTGATCCTGTCGTTCACGACGTTCACGCTCCCGCTGTGCGTCTGGATGCTCAAGGGGTTCTTCGACACCATCCCCGACGAGCTGATCGAGGCCGCGCGCGTCGACGGGGCGTCGCGGCTGCGCATCATCCACTCCGTCGTCCTGCCGCTGTCGGCGCCGGGCCTGGTGGCCGCCGGGCTGTTCGCGTTCGTCCGCGGCTGGAACGACTTCATCTTCGCCCTCACCCTGGCCGGCCCGGACAAGCAGACGCTGCCGCCCGGCCTGGTGAACACGTTCGTCGGCGAGGCCCAGACGGCCTGGCCGCAACTCATGGCGGCGTCACTGGTCGTGTCGCTGCCCGTCGTCATCGGCTTCATCGTCCTGCAGCGCTATCTCGTCGGCGGCATCACTGCCGGCGCCGTCAAGGGCTGA